A genome region from Streptomyces sp. S4.7 includes the following:
- the cbiE gene encoding precorrin-6y C5,15-methyltransferase (decarboxylating) subunit CbiE produces the protein MADRVTVIGWDGSPLAPAATSALAAATLVAGAAHHLTLPEVPPDAERIRLGSVDLAARRIAGHRGGAVVLADGDPGFFGVVRTLRAPEHGLEVEVVPAVSAVAAAFARAGMPWDDAQVVVAQRRTLRRAVNVCRAHTKVAVLTSPGAGPAELALLLAGVHRTFVICEELGTDREQVTVLTSDKAADHVWRDPNVVIVVGGIGTAPVRTGGWIAGHDPEYPPAVRGWALPSEEYGIDLDEGESTWLRAAQLARLGARTGDLVWDIGSGSGALAAEAGRFGAAVIAVDAEPGACASTAAAARRAGVQLEVVEGRAPHVLENLPEPDVVRIGGGGVDVVVACADRRPARIVTHAATRDEAEAVSSALREGGYTVECVLLQSVDMDTGAWSERERSVVFLVSGKRPDRAP, from the coding sequence ATGGCCGACCGCGTCACGGTGATCGGCTGGGACGGCTCGCCCCTCGCGCCCGCGGCCACGTCCGCGCTCGCCGCCGCCACACTGGTGGCCGGTGCCGCCCACCATCTCACCCTGCCGGAAGTCCCGCCGGACGCCGAACGCATCCGCCTCGGCAGTGTCGACCTCGCGGCCCGCCGGATCGCCGGCCACCGCGGCGGCGCCGTCGTACTGGCCGACGGCGACCCCGGGTTCTTCGGTGTCGTACGCACCCTGCGCGCCCCCGAGCACGGCCTGGAGGTCGAAGTCGTACCCGCCGTGTCCGCCGTGGCCGCCGCCTTCGCCCGCGCCGGAATGCCCTGGGACGACGCCCAAGTGGTGGTCGCCCAACGGCGCACGCTCCGGCGCGCCGTCAACGTGTGCCGGGCGCACACCAAGGTCGCCGTCCTCACCTCCCCGGGCGCCGGCCCCGCCGAACTCGCCCTGCTGCTCGCAGGAGTTCACCGCACCTTCGTGATCTGCGAGGAGCTGGGCACCGACCGCGAACAGGTCACCGTCCTCACCTCCGACAAGGCCGCCGACCACGTCTGGCGCGACCCCAACGTGGTGATCGTCGTCGGCGGCATCGGCACCGCGCCCGTCCGGACGGGCGGCTGGATCGCCGGCCACGACCCCGAGTACCCGCCCGCCGTACGGGGTTGGGCACTGCCCTCCGAGGAGTACGGCATCGACCTCGACGAGGGCGAGTCGACCTGGCTGCGCGCGGCCCAGCTCGCCCGGCTCGGAGCCCGTACCGGCGACCTGGTCTGGGACATCGGGTCGGGCAGCGGCGCGCTCGCCGCCGAGGCGGGGCGCTTCGGCGCCGCCGTGATCGCCGTCGACGCGGAGCCGGGCGCGTGCGCGAGCACGGCCGCCGCCGCCCGTCGCGCCGGCGTGCAACTGGAAGTCGTGGAAGGCCGCGCGCCCCACGTCCTGGAGAACCTGCCCGAACCCGACGTCGTACGCATCGGCGGCGGGGGAGTCGATGTCGTCGTCGCCTGCGCCGACCGCAGGCCCGCGCGCATCGTGACGCACGCGGCCACACGGGACGAGGCCGAGGCCGTCAGCAGCGCCCTGCGCGAGGGTGGTTACACGGTGGAATGCGTTCTGCTCCAGTCCGTCGACATGGACACCGGGGCCTGGTCCGAGCGCGAACGCTCCGTGGTTTTCCTGGTGTCCGGGAAGCGGCCGGATCGCGCCCCCTGA
- a CDS encoding GNAT family N-acetyltransferase, with protein MTTTFPDVSISTERLVLRPFEAADIPAHIEMMNDEPVIAWTSTPHPYTTRDAEEWVSGLAPAERTEGRGLVLAVTEFLTQRLVGLARLQNTNWRTRATEISYITAPWARGEGYATESVLAVAQWLFRDQTFERIELRTAADNTAAQQVAQKAGCISEGVLRNAWIARTQTEAGGWIDIRTDLIVWSLLPEDLEGVAEQMADAGGYASFTDWN; from the coding sequence ATGACTACCACCTTTCCGGACGTCTCCATCAGCACCGAGCGGCTGGTGCTGCGCCCGTTCGAGGCCGCGGACATCCCGGCGCACATCGAGATGATGAATGACGAACCGGTCATCGCGTGGACGTCGACGCCGCATCCCTACACCACCCGGGACGCCGAGGAGTGGGTGAGCGGGCTCGCCCCGGCCGAACGCACCGAGGGGCGCGGACTGGTCCTCGCCGTCACCGAGTTCCTCACCCAGCGCCTCGTCGGTCTCGCCCGTCTCCAGAACACCAACTGGCGCACCCGCGCGACGGAGATCTCCTACATCACCGCACCCTGGGCGCGCGGCGAGGGGTACGCCACCGAGTCGGTGCTCGCCGTCGCGCAGTGGCTCTTCCGGGACCAGACCTTCGAGCGCATCGAGTTGCGCACCGCCGCCGACAACACCGCGGCCCAGCAGGTCGCGCAGAAGGCCGGCTGCATCAGCGAGGGAGTCCTGCGCAACGCGTGGATAGCGCGGACCCAGACGGAGGCCGGGGGCTGGATCGACATCCGCACCGACCTCATCGTCTGGAGCCTGCTGCCCGAGGACCTCGAAGGCGTGGCCGAGCAGATGGCGGACGCGGGCGGCTACGCCTCCTTCACCGACTGGAACTGA
- a CDS encoding MetQ/NlpA family ABC transporter substrate-binding protein — protein MRTHLKIAAAAATTALAIGLSGCGTSSDPAEKTGDGAKADESKPLTVAASPTPHADILNHIKDNLAADAGLELDVKEFTDYVLPNTATESGEVDANYFQNKPYLDDFNKKNDTHIVPVVNVHLEPLALYSKTVKDLSSLKSGQTVAIPNDTVNEGRALKLLADNDVITLADGVEGNGTLSDIKDDKGLKFKELEAATLPRALNDVDAAVINGNYAIEADLNPAEDSLALEKTEDNPYANFLAVKEGSEKDPRVLKLAKLLNSPEVEKYIKDTYKNGAVLPAFGPPA, from the coding sequence GTGCGCACTCACCTCAAGATCGCCGCCGCCGCGGCCACCACCGCGCTCGCCATCGGCCTGAGCGGCTGCGGCACCTCGTCCGACCCCGCGGAGAAGACCGGGGACGGCGCGAAGGCCGACGAGTCCAAGCCACTGACCGTCGCGGCGTCCCCGACGCCGCACGCCGACATCCTGAACCACATCAAGGACAATCTCGCGGCGGACGCCGGACTCGAGCTGGACGTCAAGGAGTTCACGGACTACGTCCTGCCGAACACCGCCACCGAGAGCGGCGAGGTCGACGCCAACTACTTCCAGAACAAGCCGTACCTCGACGACTTCAACAAGAAGAACGACACCCACATCGTGCCGGTCGTCAACGTCCACCTGGAGCCGCTGGCCCTCTACTCCAAGACGGTCAAGGACCTGAGCTCCCTCAAGTCCGGCCAGACCGTGGCGATCCCCAACGACACCGTCAACGAGGGCCGGGCGCTGAAGCTCCTCGCCGACAACGACGTGATCACGCTCGCGGACGGTGTGGAGGGCAACGGCACCCTCTCCGACATCAAGGACGACAAGGGCCTGAAGTTCAAGGAGCTGGAGGCAGCGACTCTGCCCCGCGCACTGAACGACGTGGACGCCGCCGTCATCAACGGCAACTACGCCATCGAGGCGGACCTCAACCCCGCCGAGGACTCACTGGCCCTGGAGAAGACCGAGGACAACCCGTACGCCAACTTCCTCGCCGTCAAGGAGGGCAGCGAGAAGGATCCGCGCGTGCTGAAGCTCGCGAAGCTCCTCAACTCGCCCGAGGTGGAGAAGTACATCAAGGACACCTACAAGAACGGCGCGGTCCTGCCCGCCTTCGGTCCGCCGGCGTAA
- a CDS encoding methionine ABC transporter permease, which translates to MTWSEMQPLLGQGTLDTLYMVLWSALVTVVGGLPLGVLLVLTDKGGLLQNTPVNKVVGVIVNIGRSLPFIILLIALIPFTTFVVGTFIGPTAMIVPLAIGAIPFFARLVETAIREVDHGLVEAVQAMGGSIPTIVRKVLLPQALPSIVSGTTTTVIALIGYSAMAGAVGGEGLGSKAVTYGFQRFENGFMIATVVVLILIVTAIQLIGDLAVRLLTRRTRTA; encoded by the coding sequence GTGACCTGGTCCGAAATGCAGCCGCTGCTCGGCCAGGGGACTCTCGACACCCTCTACATGGTGCTGTGGTCGGCGCTCGTCACCGTCGTCGGCGGACTGCCGCTCGGCGTCCTGCTCGTCCTCACCGACAAGGGCGGCCTGCTCCAGAACACGCCCGTCAACAAGGTCGTCGGCGTGATCGTGAACATCGGCCGCTCCCTGCCCTTCATCATCCTGCTGATCGCACTGATCCCCTTCACCACCTTCGTCGTCGGCACCTTCATCGGCCCCACCGCGATGATCGTGCCGCTCGCCATCGGCGCGATCCCGTTCTTCGCCCGGCTGGTGGAGACGGCGATACGGGAGGTCGACCACGGCCTCGTCGAAGCCGTCCAGGCCATGGGCGGCTCGATCCCCACCATCGTCCGCAAGGTGCTGCTGCCGCAGGCCCTGCCGTCGATCGTCTCCGGCACGACCACCACCGTCATCGCGCTCATCGGCTACTCGGCCATGGCCGGCGCGGTCGGCGGCGAAGGTCTCGGCTCCAAGGCCGTCACCTACGGATTCCAGCGGTTCGAGAACGGCTTCATGATCGCCACGGTCGTCGTGCTGATCCTGATCGTCACCGCCATTCAGCTGATCGGCGACCTCGCCGTACGGCTGCTGACCCGCCGGACCCGTACGGCGTAG
- a CDS encoding ATP-binding cassette domain-containing protein yields MITTTGLTKVYRTGRTGRSRGHEVTALDGVDLHVREGEVFGVVGRSGAGKSSLIRCVNLLERPTAGTVSVDGTDLTALAGRGRRAGKELRRARSSIGMVFQHFNLLSSRTVKDNIELPLEILGRSGQERSRRALELLDLVGLADKAGVYPAQLSGGQKQRVGIARALAGNPKVLLSDEATSALDPETTRSILRLLRDINRQLGLTVLLITHEMEVVKTICDSAALMENGRITESGTVGELLATPGSRLAHELFPVDGAGNGPGSTVIDVTFHGDAATRPVISRLSRTYNIDISILGAAMDTVAGRQIGRMRIELPGPFEENVVPLGFLREQGLQVRVVDQPAAEDVAGPVTEDPAGSTEQPAALTKDGAR; encoded by the coding sequence GTGATCACCACTACGGGCCTGACGAAGGTCTACCGGACCGGCCGGACAGGCCGGTCGCGCGGCCATGAGGTCACCGCTCTGGACGGCGTCGACCTGCACGTACGCGAGGGTGAGGTCTTCGGAGTCGTCGGCCGCAGCGGCGCCGGGAAGTCCTCCCTCATCCGCTGCGTCAACCTCCTCGAACGCCCCACGGCGGGAACCGTGAGCGTCGACGGGACCGATCTGACCGCGCTCGCCGGGCGCGGCCGACGGGCCGGCAAGGAACTGCGCCGCGCGCGCAGCTCCATCGGCATGGTCTTCCAGCACTTCAACCTGCTGTCCTCGCGCACCGTCAAGGACAACATCGAACTGCCGCTGGAGATCCTCGGCCGCTCCGGGCAGGAACGCTCCCGCCGGGCCCTGGAACTGCTCGACCTCGTCGGCCTCGCCGACAAGGCCGGGGTCTACCCCGCACAGCTCTCCGGCGGCCAGAAACAGCGCGTCGGCATCGCACGCGCCCTGGCCGGCAACCCGAAGGTGCTGCTCTCCGACGAGGCGACCAGCGCGCTCGACCCGGAGACGACCCGCTCCATCCTGCGACTGCTGCGCGACATCAACCGGCAACTCGGCCTCACCGTCCTGCTGATCACGCACGAGATGGAGGTCGTGAAGACGATCTGCGACTCGGCCGCGCTGATGGAGAACGGCCGGATCACCGAGTCCGGCACGGTGGGCGAACTGCTCGCCACTCCCGGCTCCAGGCTGGCCCACGAGCTGTTCCCCGTGGACGGTGCCGGAAACGGACCCGGCAGCACGGTCATCGACGTCACCTTCCACGGCGACGCGGCCACCCGGCCGGTCATCTCCCGGCTGTCGCGCACCTACAACATCGACATCTCGATACTCGGCGCGGCGATGGACACCGTCGCAGGCCGCCAGATCGGCCGGATGCGCATCGAACTGCCCGGCCCCTTCGAGGAGAACGTCGTACCGCTCGGCTTCCTGCGCGAACAGGGTCTCCAGGTCCGGGTCGTCGACCAACCGGCCGCCGAGGACGTGGCCGGCCCGGTGACCGAGGACCCGGCCGGATCCACCGAACAGCCCGCCGCGCTCACCAAGGACGGTGCCAGGTGA
- a CDS encoding HAD-IA family hydrolase, translating into MKIHADALLFDNDGTLISSMASVYRCWTRWAGEFGVSADDFARVELHGRPAAEIVADLLPAATVPAAVARIERLEVEDVAGGVVLLPGAADLLAALPADRWAVVTSASRRLAEARLAEVGVRPKTLIAADDITRGKPDPEPFLLAARRLGVDPARCLVFEDAPAGLRSGTAAGMGTVALATTHDRAELTADAVVGDLTVVSVQVRGSELEIDVVV; encoded by the coding sequence ATGAAGATCCACGCCGACGCCCTCCTGTTCGACAACGACGGGACGCTCATCTCCTCCATGGCCTCGGTGTACCGGTGCTGGACCCGCTGGGCCGGCGAGTTCGGCGTCTCGGCGGACGACTTCGCCCGCGTGGAGCTGCACGGCCGCCCCGCCGCCGAGATCGTCGCCGACCTGCTGCCCGCCGCGACCGTGCCCGCGGCCGTGGCCCGCATCGAGCGGCTGGAGGTCGAGGACGTGGCCGGCGGAGTCGTCCTGCTGCCCGGCGCCGCCGATCTGCTCGCCGCGCTGCCCGCCGACCGGTGGGCCGTGGTCACCTCCGCCTCCCGGCGGCTCGCGGAGGCCCGGCTCGCCGAGGTCGGCGTCCGGCCCAAGACGCTGATCGCCGCCGACGACATCACGCGCGGCAAGCCCGACCCCGAGCCGTTCCTGCTCGCCGCGCGGCGGCTCGGCGTCGACCCGGCGCGCTGCCTGGTCTTCGAGGACGCACCGGCCGGACTGCGCTCCGGGACCGCCGCCGGCATGGGGACCGTGGCCTTGGCCACAACGCACGACCGCGCCGAACTGACCGCCGACGCCGTCGTCGGCGATCTCACTGTCGTATCCGTGCAGGTCAGAGGCTCGGAACTGGAGATCGACGTGGTCGTCTGA
- a CDS encoding GNAT family N-acetyltransferase, which translates to MGMSVTISAASAQDAEHILKLQYLCYQSEAELYGDYTIEPLTQTLDDLKDEIARGHALVARLGGEVVASVRGVIDTEGTARIGKLIVHPRMRHHGLGGRLLDAIEGSFAGDEAAKRFQLFTGNRSEGNLRLYRSKGYAPVASEAAGPGITLVTLEKEASAGAFVASA; encoded by the coding sequence ATGGGCATGAGCGTGACCATCTCAGCGGCGAGTGCGCAGGACGCGGAGCACATTCTCAAGCTGCAGTACCTGTGTTACCAGAGCGAGGCCGAGCTCTACGGTGACTACACCATCGAACCGTTGACCCAGACCCTCGACGACCTCAAGGACGAGATCGCCCGCGGCCACGCGCTGGTGGCCAGGCTCGGCGGTGAAGTCGTCGCCTCCGTGCGGGGCGTCATCGACACCGAGGGCACGGCCAGGATCGGCAAGCTCATCGTCCATCCGCGGATGCGGCACCACGGCCTCGGCGGCCGGCTGCTCGACGCGATCGAGGGGAGCTTCGCCGGCGACGAGGCGGCCAAGCGCTTCCAGCTCTTCACCGGCAATCGCAGCGAGGGCAATCTGCGGCTCTACCGGAGCAAGGGGTACGCGCCGGTGGCCAGCGAGGCGGCCGGTCCCGGCATCACGCTCGTGACACTGGAGAAGGAGGCGTCCGCGGGAGCCTTCGTCGCCAGCGCCTGA